In Bacteroidota bacterium, a single genomic region encodes these proteins:
- a CDS encoding GNAT family N-acetyltransferase: MLIIQRTNTENTSFHQLVALLDKDLQLRDGEDHSFYAQFNKTDNIKHVVIAFENDYAIGCGAIKTYDTDTMEVKRMYVLPSHRGKGVATSILKELEKWAAELSYTKCILETGEKQPEAIALYKRNGYLIIPNYGQYENIKESVCFEKNFNSANFI, encoded by the coding sequence ATGCTCATCATCCAAAGAACCAACACTGAAAATACAAGCTTTCACCAACTTGTTGCGCTGCTCGATAAAGACTTGCAGCTGCGCGATGGAGAGGATCATTCTTTTTATGCACAATTCAATAAAACGGACAACATCAAACATGTTGTAATTGCATTTGAAAATGATTATGCCATTGGTTGCGGGGCAATAAAAACCTACGATACGGATACTATGGAAGTAAAAAGAATGTATGTACTTCCCTCCCATCGTGGCAAAGGAGTAGCGACATCTATTTTAAAGGAATTAGAAAAATGGGCAGCCGAGCTTTCGTACACCAAATGCATTTTAGAAACCGGTGAAAAACAGCCTGAAGCTATTGCGCTCTACAAAAGAAACGGCTATTTAATTATCCCAAATTATGGGCAGTATGAAAATATAAAGGAGAGTGTTTGTTTTGAGAAAAATTTCAATTCAGCCAATTTTATTTAA
- a CDS encoding cysteine--tRNA ligase → MNQPLEIYNTLSRKKEIFKPINAPFVGLYVCGPTVYSDVHLGNCRTFISFDLIYRYLVHLGFKVRYVRNITDAGHLEGDRDEGDDKFSKKAKLEQVEPMEIVQRYTLGFRDIMREFNALPPSIEPTATGHIIEQIEMCKKIIANGYAYEVDGTVYFDVDKYAKEQDYGILTNRKLEDLLDNSRELNGQDEKRGRLDFALWIKAKPEHIMRWQSPWGEGFPGWHIECSAMSKKYLGDTFDIHGGGMDLAATHHTNEIAQSHGCNHTAPVNYWMHANMLTVNGVRMSKSAGNGFLPGELFTGNHPLLEKGYSPMAVRFFMMQTHYRSTLDFSNEALQASEKGFAKLMAALETLEKLKAGDKSTSNISQLSANCYAAMNDDFNSPIVIANLFEAVRIINSVNAGTESLSADDLLALKKLLQDFVFDILGLKSEKAGSDSSLVEDVMQVVLALRSEAKTKKDFATSDKIRDELQKHNITIKDTKEGAVWSVNP, encoded by the coding sequence ATGAACCAGCCATTGGAAATTTACAATACACTGTCCCGAAAAAAGGAAATTTTTAAACCTATTAATGCACCCTTTGTGGGTTTGTATGTGTGCGGACCTACTGTTTACAGCGATGTACATTTAGGCAATTGCCGCACTTTTATATCCTTCGATTTAATTTACCGTTACCTCGTGCATCTCGGATTTAAAGTAAGATATGTGCGCAACATTACGGATGCCGGGCATTTGGAGGGGGATCGCGATGAGGGCGATGATAAATTCAGTAAAAAAGCAAAGCTGGAGCAGGTTGAACCTATGGAAATTGTGCAACGCTACACACTTGGCTTCCGCGATATTATGCGGGAATTTAATGCCCTTCCGCCCAGTATTGAACCTACTGCAACTGGCCACATTATTGAGCAAATTGAAATGTGCAAAAAAATAATAGCCAATGGTTATGCCTACGAAGTGGATGGTACAGTTTATTTTGATGTAGATAAATATGCCAAAGAGCAAGACTACGGCATCCTTACTAATCGCAAACTGGAGGACTTATTGGATAATTCGCGCGAGTTGAATGGGCAAGACGAAAAGCGTGGAAGATTGGATTTTGCCTTGTGGATAAAAGCAAAGCCCGAACACATCATGCGCTGGCAAAGCCCCTGGGGCGAAGGCTTTCCGGGATGGCACATCGAATGCAGCGCCATGAGTAAAAAATATTTAGGCGATACCTTCGACATACACGGCGGAGGAATGGACTTGGCCGCCACTCACCATACAAACGAAATTGCACAATCTCATGGTTGTAACCACACGGCTCCTGTAAATTATTGGATGCATGCCAATATGCTTACTGTAAATGGAGTGCGCATGAGTAAGAGTGCCGGCAATGGTTTCCTTCCGGGGGAATTGTTTACCGGCAATCATCCCTTGTTGGAAAAAGGATACAGCCCAATGGCCGTGCGCTTCTTTATGATGCAAACGCATTACCGCAGCACACTCGATTTTAGCAACGAAGCCTTGCAAGCAAGCGAAAAGGGATTCGCTAAATTAATGGCAGCTCTCGAAACACTGGAAAAGTTAAAGGCCGGGGATAAGTCAACGTCAAACATCAGCCAACTCAGCGCAAACTGCTATGCTGCTATGAACGACGATTTTAACAGCCCCATTGTAATTGCCAATTTATTTGAAGCGGTGCGCATCATCAATTCAGTAAATGCAGGTACTGAAAGCCTTTCGGCCGATGATTTATTGGCACTCAAAAAACTGTTGCAGGATTTTGTGTTTGATATTTTAGGTTTAAAATCAGAAAAAGCCGGCAGCGATTCTTCTTTGGTGGAAGACGTAATGCAAGTGGTGTTGGCCTTACGTAGCGAAGCTAAGACTAAAAAAGATTTTGCCACTTCCGATAAAATTCGGGATGAATTGCAAAAGCACAACATCACTATTAAAGATACCAAGGAAGGAGCGGTTTGGAGCGTAAATCCTTAA
- a CDS encoding ketoacyl-ACP synthase III yields MKKTLAAITAVNGYVPEYKLTNKELEGMVDTTEDWILSRTGIAERRILREPGKATSDMCAEAVKGLLEKRGIKAEEIDLLICATVTADLIFPATAQIICDKVGAKNAWGYDLNAACCGFLYALATASKFIETGAHKKVVVVGGDKMSSIIDYTDRATCIIFGDGAGAILLEPNEEGNGLVDAVLRSDGAGREFLHQKAGGSLKPPSYETIDAREHFVYQEGKTVFKFAVTNMSGVSAEIMERNNLKSEDINWLVPHQANRRIIDATAERMGIGSDKVMMNIEKYGNTTAGTLPLCLWDYESKLKKGDNLILAAFGGGFTWGAIYLKWAY; encoded by the coding sequence GTGAAAAAAACTCTTGCAGCCATTACTGCCGTTAATGGTTATGTCCCCGAATATAAGCTCACCAACAAGGAGTTGGAAGGAATGGTAGATACGACCGAAGATTGGATACTGAGTCGAACCGGTATTGCCGAACGCCGAATTTTAAGGGAACCGGGTAAGGCAACTTCTGATATGTGTGCCGAAGCAGTTAAAGGATTGCTCGAAAAGCGCGGCATTAAGGCAGAAGAAATTGATTTATTGATTTGCGCAACGGTGACAGCAGATTTGATTTTTCCGGCAACTGCACAAATTATTTGTGATAAAGTGGGTGCAAAAAATGCCTGGGGATACGATTTGAATGCAGCCTGCTGCGGCTTTTTATATGCCTTGGCTACTGCTTCTAAATTTATTGAGACAGGTGCTCATAAAAAAGTTGTAGTGGTGGGTGGTGATAAAATGTCGAGTATTATTGATTATACCGATCGTGCTACTTGTATCATATTTGGCGATGGGGCTGGCGCTATCTTGTTAGAACCTAACGAGGAAGGCAATGGACTAGTAGATGCGGTGTTGCGGTCGGATGGTGCAGGCCGTGAATTTTTGCATCAAAAAGCTGGAGGTTCCTTGAAGCCGCCAAGCTATGAAACGATTGATGCGCGGGAACATTTTGTGTATCAGGAAGGAAAAACGGTTTTTAAATTTGCGGTAACCAATATGTCTGGAGTTTCGGCTGAAATTATGGAACGTAATAATTTAAAATCGGAGGATATTAATTGGTTAGTACCCCATCAGGCCAACCGCCGAATTATAGATGCCACCGCTGAACGCATGGGCATTGGAAGTGACAAGGTAATGATGAATATTGAAAAATATGGAAATACCACAGCAGGCACTTTGCCCCTTTGTTTGTGGGATTATGAAAGCAAACTAAAGAAAGGTGATAACCTTATTCTTGCTGCCTTTGGTGGCGGATTTACTTGGGGAGCCATTTATCTTAAGTGGGCCTACTGA
- a CDS encoding M28 family peptidase gives MIKSISKLCIAFILLLSSCSNPTKEPENKTPEAPQTEVIKIASPDFNADSAYAFLKKQVDFGPRVPGTKAHASCASYFQNKLKSYGLKVDLQQAPITTFDGNTYTLKNIFASYKPESKNRILLTAHWDSRPFADEDTKDIAKAIDGANDGASGAAVLLEIARLLSENKPEIGIDIFLNDLEDYGQPDNTMGQRKEDTWCLGTQYWAKNKPADYTPKFGILLDMVGGQNPLFPMEGTSMNYAPEIVQKVWDAASRLGYGNYFISARTGQTTDDHLYLNAIAKIPTIDIVHMDPITGTYPAFHHTHADNISIIEKSTLKMVGQTVMQVIYEEIPTTSPAE, from the coding sequence ATGATAAAATCCATTTCTAAACTTTGTATAGCTTTTATCCTGTTGCTTTCGTCCTGCTCAAATCCTACCAAAGAGCCCGAAAACAAAACACCGGAAGCACCCCAAACTGAAGTAATAAAAATAGCTTCTCCTGATTTTAATGCAGACAGCGCATACGCATTCCTCAAAAAACAAGTCGATTTTGGACCACGTGTGCCCGGTACCAAAGCACATGCAAGCTGCGCCAGTTATTTTCAAAATAAACTTAAATCCTACGGACTAAAAGTTGATTTGCAACAAGCTCCCATCACGACATTCGACGGCAACACTTACACCCTCAAAAATATTTTTGCTTCCTACAAACCCGAATCAAAAAACAGAATTCTGCTTACCGCACATTGGGATAGCCGCCCCTTTGCTGACGAAGACACTAAGGATATTGCAAAAGCAATCGACGGCGCTAACGATGGTGCAAGCGGAGCAGCTGTTTTGCTCGAAATTGCGCGTTTACTTTCCGAAAACAAACCCGAAATAGGAATTGATATTTTTCTTAACGACCTCGAAGATTATGGTCAGCCCGACAATACCATGGGCCAACGCAAAGAAGATACCTGGTGCCTAGGGACACAGTATTGGGCAAAAAATAAACCTGCAGATTATACCCCTAAATTTGGAATTTTATTGGATATGGTAGGCGGTCAAAACCCCCTGTTTCCAATGGAAGGAACCTCCATGAACTATGCGCCAGAAATTGTACAAAAAGTATGGGATGCTGCAAGCAGGCTGGGATATGGGAATTATTTCATCTCCGCTCGCACCGGGCAAACTACCGATGATCATTTGTACTTGAATGCAATTGCAAAAATCCCCACTATCGATATTGTGCACATGGATCCCATTACCGGCACTTATCCCGCCTTTCATCACACTCATGCCGATAACATCAGCATCATTGAAAAAAGCACTTTAAAAATGGTAGGGCAAACGGTAATGCAGGTGATTTATGAGGAAATCCCAACCACTTCTCCGGCTGAGTAA
- a CDS encoding toxin-antitoxin system YwqK family antitoxin produces MRKFFLLISIAFIRLSAAYAAAPLAGDSLNQSDAAGLKQGHWVVLNADGRLEDCPADKKVEEGNFVDSKKNGTWYQFYCNGKTKNELIFVNNIPSGYAKFYYSNGKLSEEGLWQNNVWVGAYKYYYENGQMAYEFNYNPQGKREGAQKYYHENGKVKIEGNWADGQEAGVLKEYYDDGSPKSEKTFNNGRLDTNKVKIFVEKKVEAPKEEVKVEEVKVEAPKVETPVGYLKDGFNKTYNSKGKLATEGTYKNSVLIDGKKYEYDGAKLIKTSIVKEGKVVEVKTEK; encoded by the coding sequence ATGAGAAAATTTTTTCTACTAATCAGTATTGCTTTTATCCGACTTTCAGCGGCCTATGCTGCTGCACCACTAGCCGGAGATTCGTTAAATCAATCTGATGCTGCCGGTTTAAAACAAGGTCATTGGGTAGTACTTAATGCAGATGGACGCTTAGAGGATTGTCCGGCCGACAAAAAAGTGGAAGAAGGAAATTTTGTTGACAGTAAAAAGAATGGTACCTGGTATCAATTTTATTGCAACGGAAAAACAAAAAACGAACTCATTTTTGTGAACAATATTCCAAGTGGTTACGCAAAATTTTATTACTCCAACGGCAAACTTTCTGAAGAAGGATTGTGGCAAAACAATGTGTGGGTAGGTGCTTATAAATACTATTACGAGAATGGGCAAATGGCCTACGAATTCAACTATAATCCTCAAGGAAAAAGAGAAGGCGCTCAAAAATATTACCACGAAAACGGCAAAGTAAAAATTGAAGGAAATTGGGCCGACGGACAAGAAGCCGGTGTACTAAAAGAATATTACGATGACGGCAGTCCTAAATCTGAAAAAACCTTTAACAACGGTCGTTTGGATACCAACAAAGTAAAAATATTTGTAGAGAAAAAAGTAGAAGCACCAAAAGAAGAAGTGAAAGTGGAAGAGGTAAAAGTAGAAGCTCCGAAAGTTGAAACCCCTGTGGGCTATTTAAAAGACGGGTTTAACAAAACCTACAACTCAAAAGGCAAATTAGCTACCGAAGGAACCTACAAAAACAGCGTTTTAATAGATGGGAAAAAATACGAATACGATGGCGCAAAATTGATAAAAACCTCCATTGTGAAAGAGGGAAAGGTGGTTGAAGTTAAAACCGAAAAGTAA
- the accB gene encoding acetyl-CoA carboxylase biotin carboxyl carrier protein has product MELKEIQDLIKFVAKSGVSEVELESKGFKIVIKTGNGSDAYRGEPTIIHTPVPIAAPILPMAAAPVAAPAAPQAPAPAAPAADAKYITIKSPMIGTFYRSAGPGKPVFVNIGDEVTPGKTTCIIEAMKLFNEIESEISGKIVKVLVEDSSPVEYDQPLFLVDPS; this is encoded by the coding sequence ATGGAACTAAAAGAAATACAAGACTTAATTAAATTCGTTGCGAAGAGTGGCGTGAGTGAAGTGGAATTGGAAAGCAAAGGATTTAAAATTGTAATCAAAACCGGAAATGGTAGCGATGCTTACCGCGGAGAACCAACCATAATACATACACCAGTACCTATCGCTGCACCAATTCTGCCAATGGCAGCTGCTCCTGTTGCCGCACCGGCTGCTCCTCAGGCCCCTGCACCAGCTGCACCGGCTGCTGACGCTAAATACATAACCATTAAATCACCCATGATTGGAACATTTTATCGTTCGGCCGGACCAGGAAAACCTGTTTTTGTGAATATAGGCGATGAGGTTACACCCGGAAAAACCACTTGTATTATTGAGGCCATGAAATTGTTCAACGAGATTGAATCCGAAATTTCAGGAAAAATTGTAAAAGTGTTGGTGGAAGATTCTTCGCCGGTAGAATACGATCAACCGCTATTTTTGGTAGATCCTTCTTAA
- a CDS encoding dCMP deaminase family protein → MTLKAKPSFDDIYMELASNLALKSHCVKAKVGAVLTKDTRIISLGYNGPPAGTHNCDEVWPQEGCPRDSKGSCSLALHAEQNAILYAAKNNVSIEGSTLYVTLSPCISCARVIYTIGIKKIIYLDSYAEYKKMGVDEGVEFLKKFGVKVERYQKT, encoded by the coding sequence ATGACCCTTAAAGCAAAACCCAGTTTTGACGATATATACATGGAACTCGCTTCCAACCTCGCGCTTAAATCACATTGCGTGAAAGCTAAGGTTGGCGCGGTGCTTACAAAAGACACACGCATCATTTCATTGGGTTATAACGGCCCCCCCGCCGGTACACACAATTGCGATGAAGTATGGCCGCAAGAAGGTTGCCCGCGCGATAGCAAAGGAAGTTGCTCACTTGCCCTGCACGCCGAACAAAACGCCATTTTGTACGCGGCAAAAAATAATGTTTCAATTGAAGGTTCTACCTTATATGTTACGTTATCTCCTTGTATTTCCTGTGCCCGTGTGATTTACACCATCGGTATCAAAAAAATTATATACCTCGATTCGTATGCCGAGTATAAAAAAATGGGCGTGGATGAAGGAGTTGAATTTTTAAAAAAATTCGGCGTAAAAGTGGAACGTTATCAAAAGACATAG